In a genomic window of Maledivibacter sp.:
- a CDS encoding TldD/PmbA family protein, whose product MLNKSLIEDVLAAALSTGGIFAEIFVEDRLNTSIGMVGGKVENTISGRDYGIGIRIFDGVKSVYAYTNDSKKDNLIKVAKETAAAIHSSKKDIQINLMKNDIKNIHNIITSPNDVHSLDKVDLMRRAYYAAKNYDEAISQVKVRYIDYEQNVLIANSEGLFAEDKRVRTRTFIEAVASANGEMQSGYFGPGGHMGFEFYEKINIEEYAKEAARMAKTMVFAKPCPSGKMPVVIDNGFGGVIFHEACGHGLEATSVAKGTSVFTGKLGEKIASNVVTAIDDGTIPNAWGSQNIDDEGHTMKKNVLIENGVLKGYLIDKLNGRKMGMPSTGSGRRQSYKYAPTSRMTNTYIAPGEQSFEEMIGNTEYGLYAKYMGGGSVNTATGDFNFSVAEGYLIKNGKIDIPVRGATLIGNGPKILTKIDMVGDNLAHGQGMCGSLSGSIPVNVGQPPIRVESITVGGRKGDQ is encoded by the coding sequence ATGCTAAATAAAAGTTTGATTGAAGATGTATTGGCCGCGGCTCTTTCTACGGGCGGCATCTTTGCAGAGATTTTCGTGGAAGATAGGCTTAATACTTCTATTGGTATGGTTGGAGGAAAGGTTGAAAATACAATATCAGGTAGAGACTATGGAATAGGAATTAGAATCTTTGATGGCGTTAAAAGTGTATATGCCTATACAAATGATTCTAAAAAGGATAATCTGATTAAAGTGGCAAAGGAGACCGCTGCAGCGATACATAGCTCTAAAAAGGATATACAGATTAATTTGATGAAAAACGATATTAAAAATATACATAATATAATCACTTCTCCAAATGATGTACACAGTTTAGATAAAGTGGATTTAATGAGAAGAGCATATTATGCTGCAAAGAATTATGATGAGGCTATTTCCCAGGTGAAGGTTAGGTATATAGATTATGAGCAAAATGTTCTTATCGCAAATTCAGAGGGTTTATTTGCAGAGGATAAAAGGGTTAGAACTAGGACCTTTATAGAAGCGGTGGCTTCAGCAAATGGAGAAATGCAGTCAGGATACTTTGGACCTGGTGGCCATATGGGATTTGAGTTTTATGAAAAAATTAATATCGAAGAATATGCAAAGGAAGCTGCCAGAATGGCTAAAACCATGGTATTTGCAAAGCCGTGTCCAAGCGGTAAGATGCCCGTGGTTATAGACAATGGCTTTGGGGGTGTAATATTCCATGAGGCGTGTGGTCATGGCTTAGAAGCTACATCGGTTGCAAAGGGAACCTCAGTATTTACGGGGAAATTAGGGGAGAAAATCGCATCGAATGTAGTAACAGCAATAGATGATGGAACAATTCCCAATGCATGGGGTTCTCAGAATATAGATGATGAAGGGCACACTATGAAAAAAAATGTACTCATAGAAAATGGTGTTTTAAAGGGATATCTAATAGATAAACTAAATGGAAGGAAAATGGGAATGCCATCAACTGGTTCGGGAAGAAGACAGTCCTATAAATATGCTCCGACCTCTAGGATGACCAATACATATATAGCTCCTGGGGAGCAAAGCTTTGAAGAAATGATAGGAAATACTGAGTATGGATTATATGCAAAGTATATGGGTGGAGGTTCAGTTAATACTGCCACTGGTGACTTTAACTTCTCAGTTGCCGAAGGATATCTCATAAAAAATGGCAAGATAGATATCCCTGTGAGGGGAGCGACCTTAATAGGAAATGGGCCCAAGATTCTTACTAAGATAGATATGGTAGGGGATAACTTAGCCCATGGACAGGGTATGTGCGGCTCCCTCAGTGGCTCCATACCAGTGAATGTGGGACAGCCACCAATAAGAGTAGAATCTATCACAGTAGGCGGAAGGAAGGGGGATCAATAA
- a CDS encoding protein kinase, whose product MGLEGNIITGKWNKNSYKIIRLIGKGGIARVYKVLDIKQKKYYALKISEDLHSITKESNMLDKLREIKALPIAVELDDYEYQGKVYYFIVLEYINGENFKEYTLKNRLNLKEIVGIVIIIGTMLSELHNKGYIFGDLKPENVMIDKRNGEIKVVDLGGIVPMGSSIKEFTPLYDRARWDMGIRRADGKYDMFSLCMMFVNLNFRNTEKLFNMSLPDIINELRRQKLNKKVVKLIERGLYQRKIEFPEFIKELKKIYKTLRSEKKIRYNDRVNLIVNTFFVTSLLSFCIILILVIGSNF is encoded by the coding sequence ATGGGATTAGAAGGGAATATAATTACTGGGAAATGGAATAAAAATTCCTACAAGATAATTAGGCTAATCGGAAAAGGTGGAATCGCTAGGGTATATAAAGTATTGGATATTAAGCAAAAAAAGTACTATGCTTTGAAGATATCCGAGGATTTGCATAGTATTACAAAGGAATCAAATATGCTTGATAAGCTTAGGGAAATAAAGGCTTTGCCCATTGCTGTGGAATTAGATGATTATGAATACCAAGGGAAAGTATATTACTTTATAGTATTAGAATATATAAATGGAGAAAATTTCAAGGAGTATACTTTGAAAAATAGGCTGAATTTAAAAGAAATAGTGGGAATAGTAATAATAATCGGTACAATGCTTAGTGAGCTTCACAACAAAGGTTATATATTTGGGGATTTGAAGCCAGAAAATGTAATGATAGATAAAAGAAATGGAGAGATTAAGGTTGTAGATTTAGGAGGTATAGTTCCCATGGGTTCCAGTATAAAGGAATTTACTCCTTTATATGATAGGGCCAGATGGGATATGGGGATTAGACGAGCCGATGGTAAATACGATATGTTTTCCCTGTGTATGATGTTTGTAAATCTAAATTTTAGAAATACAGAAAAGCTTTTCAATATGAGTCTACCGGATATTATAAACGAGCTTAGAAGACAAAAACTGAATAAAAAGGTTGTTAAGCTAATAGAGAGAGGACTATATCAAAGGAAAATAGAATTTCCTGAATTTATAAAAGAACTAAAAAAAATATATAAAACCCTTCGCAGTGAAAAGAAAATACGATATAATGATAGAGTTAACCTAATAGTCAATACCTTTTTTGTTACATCACTTTTAAGCTTTTGTATCATTTTAATTTTGGTAATTGGAAGTAATTTTTAA
- a CDS encoding TldD/PmbA family protein, with protein sequence MDTRQLIGTLFERGKENGMKDMEAFVQRNKSLNIRVFKGEIDNYSISDENGLSFRGVHDGKMGYAYTEKLDESSIDILIKEVINNAKIIDSKDEEYIFEGSKDYKEINNYNKDLEGITNEEKVEFTKLMEGEALKADKRVEAVNYCMYGEGMEYSLLINTKGLDLEKKSNIAYAYMSAMVKENGEIKTGTSYVISNDFKDFDPKNIAAKSVKEAVSMIGADTIESNNYPVILRNDAAASLLEAYSGIFSAENVQKGLSMLKGKINESIANSIITLVDDPFMEGGIMSQSFDGEGVACEKKNVIEKGILKTFLHNLKSAKKDGVKSTGNGHKGSYKSVISISPTNMYIEKGNIDFEEMIEGIDKGIVIIDFQGLHAGVNTVSGDFSLSAHGYLIENGKITRPINQITAAGNFYDMLKSVEEVGADLKFAFPGGGGYIGSPSLRIKELSISGK encoded by the coding sequence ATGGATACAAGACAGCTTATAGGAACTCTTTTTGAAAGAGGTAAAGAAAATGGAATGAAGGATATGGAAGCCTTTGTTCAGAGAAATAAGAGTCTCAATATAAGGGTATTCAAGGGGGAAATAGATAACTACAGCATATCAGATGAGAATGGATTGTCCTTTAGGGGAGTCCATGATGGCAAAATGGGGTATGCATATACCGAGAAATTAGATGAAAGCTCCATAGATATTCTTATAAAGGAAGTAATAAATAATGCTAAAATCATAGATAGTAAAGACGAAGAATATATTTTTGAAGGATCAAAGGATTATAAAGAAATAAATAACTATAATAAAGATTTGGAAGGCATTACAAATGAAGAAAAGGTTGAATTCACTAAATTAATGGAAGGCGAAGCTTTGAAAGCGGATAAAAGAGTAGAAGCCGTTAATTATTGTATGTATGGTGAAGGAATGGAATACAGCCTGTTAATCAACACAAAGGGCTTAGACCTAGAGAAAAAATCGAATATTGCATATGCATATATGTCTGCAATGGTTAAAGAAAATGGAGAGATTAAAACCGGCACAAGTTATGTTATTTCCAATGATTTCAAGGATTTTGATCCTAAGAATATAGCTGCAAAGTCAGTAAAAGAAGCGGTATCAATGATAGGTGCCGATACCATTGAATCAAATAATTACCCGGTAATACTTAGAAACGATGCAGCCGCTAGCTTGCTGGAAGCATATAGTGGAATATTTTCCGCTGAAAATGTTCAGAAAGGACTTTCCATGTTGAAGGGGAAAATAAATGAGAGTATAGCTAATAGCATCATCACTTTAGTTGACGATCCCTTTATGGAGGGGGGCATCATGTCACAATCCTTTGATGGTGAAGGGGTAGCCTGCGAAAAGAAAAATGTTATAGAAAAGGGAATCCTCAAAACATTTCTTCATAATTTAAAGTCTGCAAAAAAGGACGGAGTAAAATCAACTGGAAATGGACATAAAGGATCATATAAGTCAGTTATATCAATTTCTCCAACAAATATGTATATAGAAAAAGGAAATATTGACTTTGAAGAAATGATAGAAGGTATAGATAAGGGCATTGTTATAATAGATTTTCAAGGACTTCATGCAGGTGTAAATACTGTATCAGGAGACTTTTCATTATCCGCCCACGGCTATCTAATAGAAAATGGTAAGATTACTAGACCCATAAATCAAATCACCGCCGCCGGAAACTTTTATGACATGTTAAAAAGCGTTGAAGAAGTAGGCGCCGATTTAAAATTTGCCTTCCCAGGTGGAGGCGGCTATATAGGTTCACCATCATTAAGGATAAAAGAGCTCTCTATTTCAGGAAAATAA
- a CDS encoding acetyl-CoA hydrolase/transferase family protein, with product MIINRIRREDLKNKIMTADEAAMFIKDGMIMATSGFTPSGYPKAVPLAIAKRAENGEKIGLTVITGASVGDELDGALARTGVMKRRYPYQTNKSSRNAINEGKVMYQDMHLSHVAQFINYGFLGKVDVAVIEALAITEEGGIIPTTSVGISPQAVSNADIVIIEINTSQPMELEGMHDIYMTKNPPNRKPIPILSTGDRIGTPYIPCDPEKIVAIVECDIKDNVRPLGAIDEDSKRISSHIIEFLEHEVGAGRLPKNLLPLQSGVGSVANAVLGGLVESSFENLTCYTEVIQDSMFDLIDAGKVTVASGCSLTPSEDGLKRLHDNMEHYSKYCILRPLEISNHPEVARRLGVIAMNTAIEFDIYGHVNSTNIMGSRMMNGLGGSGDFTRNAYLSIFTTVSTARSGGISSVVPMVSHVDHTEHDVAVVVTEQGLADLRNTSPTERAKRIIEKCAHPDYKPMLNEYFERASRGKYKHEPHVIGEALSWHARFLETGSMKVK from the coding sequence ATGATAATAAATAGAATTAGACGAGAGGATCTTAAAAATAAAATAATGACAGCGGATGAAGCTGCAATGTTTATAAAAGATGGAATGATAATGGCAACCAGTGGATTTACTCCATCTGGATATCCAAAGGCAGTTCCATTGGCTATAGCAAAGAGAGCTGAGAATGGAGAGAAAATAGGTTTAACAGTAATCACGGGTGCATCGGTGGGGGATGAATTAGATGGTGCATTGGCAAGGACGGGAGTCATGAAAAGAAGATATCCCTATCAAACAAATAAATCTTCTAGAAATGCTATCAATGAAGGTAAAGTAATGTATCAGGATATGCATCTTAGCCATGTAGCACAATTTATAAATTATGGATTTCTTGGGAAAGTAGATGTAGCTGTTATAGAAGCTTTAGCTATTACAGAGGAGGGAGGCATTATACCCACTACTTCTGTTGGGATATCTCCTCAAGCTGTTAGTAATGCAGATATCGTAATAATTGAAATAAACACAAGCCAACCTATGGAATTAGAAGGTATGCATGACATTTATATGACTAAAAATCCTCCTAATAGAAAACCTATTCCTATTCTAAGTACAGGTGATAGAATAGGAACACCATATATTCCCTGTGATCCAGAAAAAATTGTTGCAATTGTGGAATGTGATATAAAAGACAACGTTAGACCATTGGGGGCTATAGACGAAGACTCTAAAAGGATTTCAAGCCATATAATTGAATTTTTAGAGCATGAAGTGGGGGCCGGAAGATTGCCTAAAAACTTATTGCCACTTCAATCGGGTGTTGGTTCTGTTGCAAATGCGGTTCTGGGTGGTTTGGTGGAATCTAGTTTTGAAAATTTGACTTGTTATACAGAGGTTATTCAGGACTCTATGTTCGATCTAATAGATGCAGGTAAGGTAACAGTGGCTTCAGGTTGTTCATTGACACCTTCTGAGGACGGGTTAAAGAGACTACACGATAACATGGAACACTATTCAAAGTATTGTATCCTAAGGCCATTGGAAATTTCAAACCATCCAGAGGTTGCCAGAAGACTTGGGGTTATAGCAATGAATACCGCCATAGAATTTGATATTTATGGACACGTTAATTCTACTAATATTATGGGTTCAAGAATGATGAATGGGCTTGGAGGTTCAGGAGACTTTACTAGAAATGCATATCTTTCAATATTTACGACTGTATCCACTGCAAGGAGTGGAGGCATTTCTTCAGTAGTACCAATGGTATCCCATGTAGACCATACTGAACACGATGTAGCAGTTGTAGTTACAGAACAAGGTTTAGCTGACCTTAGAAATACATCTCCCACGGAAAGGGCTAAAAGAATTATCGAAAAATGTGCCCATCCTGATTATAAGCCAATGCTCAATGAGTATTTTGAAAGAGCAAGTAGGGGTAAATATAAACATGAGCCCCATGTAATTGGTGAGGCACTATCGTGGCATGCAAGGTTTTTAGAAACCGGTTCAATGAAGGTTAAATAG
- the tilS gene encoding tRNA lysidine(34) synthetase TilS — MGIIERFLGTIKTNNLIEKGEGVVVGVSGGPDSICLLHLLWRLRETFNINISVVHLDHQFRGEEAQKDAKYVEEFCRALGIKAFIFSYDVGKYSREKGITLEEGGRELRYQLFDKVARETSSSKIAIAQNRNDQGETVLMRLIRGSGLDGLTAIDYKRDGKIIRPLLDIDRKEIEEYCKENDLKPRIDKTNLEAIYTRNKIRLELIPYIKENFNPSIIDALWRSANLLRDDSHYLDLLTEEKLKGITIKKNEDEFSLDQNGFDKLNIAMKKRILRSAIREVKGNLKEVGWTHIEGILELIDRKKVGSRLDLPGHIMAQLGYNSIDVKKSKEPQKDNKDYGFEYRVDIGKTTHIEALDTSVRLDIVDKWEIRSNKKDRYTVFVDYDKIQGGLSIRNRRNGDRFKPVGMKGTKKIKNYFIDQKISKYIRDEIPLLCDEKGIIWVIGYRLSESYKVDEQTDKVIKLTYKDREGCLEN, encoded by the coding sequence ATGGGCATAATTGAAAGGTTTTTAGGAACTATTAAAACAAATAACCTAATAGAAAAAGGCGAAGGGGTTGTAGTAGGTGTTTCCGGTGGACCAGATTCAATCTGTCTCTTACATCTTTTGTGGAGATTAAGGGAAACTTTCAATATAAACATTTCTGTGGTTCATCTTGATCATCAGTTTAGGGGAGAAGAGGCCCAAAAAGATGCAAAATATGTTGAAGAGTTTTGTAGGGCTTTAGGAATTAAAGCATTCATATTTTCCTATGATGTTGGCAAGTACAGTAGAGAAAAAGGGATTACCCTTGAAGAGGGTGGAAGGGAACTTAGATATCAATTGTTTGATAAAGTGGCAAGGGAAACAAGCTCATCAAAGATTGCAATAGCTCAAAATCGTAATGATCAAGGTGAGACTGTACTTATGAGACTTATTAGAGGCTCAGGATTAGATGGTCTAACCGCAATAGATTATAAGCGAGATGGGAAAATCATAAGACCTTTACTTGATATAGATAGAAAAGAAATTGAGGAATATTGTAAGGAAAATGATTTGAAACCTAGGATAGATAAAACAAATCTAGAAGCTATATATACCAGAAATAAAATAAGACTTGAGCTTATTCCCTACATAAAGGAAAATTTTAATCCAAGTATTATTGATGCCCTTTGGAGAAGTGCAAATCTTCTTAGGGATGATAGCCACTATCTTGATTTATTAACTGAGGAAAAGTTAAAGGGTATAACTATTAAAAAAAATGAAGACGAATTTTCTTTAGACCAAAATGGATTTGATAAATTAAATATTGCAATGAAAAAGAGGATTCTTAGAAGTGCTATTAGGGAAGTGAAAGGCAACCTAAAAGAGGTTGGATGGACTCATATAGAAGGGATACTTGAACTCATCGATAGAAAAAAAGTAGGTTCTAGATTAGACCTGCCTGGGCATATCATGGCTCAGCTTGGGTATAATAGTATAGATGTTAAGAAAAGTAAGGAACCACAAAAAGATAACAAAGACTATGGGTTTGAGTATAGGGTAGATATAGGAAAGACCACTCATATTGAGGCCTTGGATACATCTGTAAGGTTAGATATAGTTGATAAGTGGGAAATCAGAAGTAATAAAAAGGATAGATATACGGTTTTTGTGGATTATGATAAAATACAAGGTGGATTATCCATAAGAAATAGAAGAAATGGAGATAGGTTTAAACCCGTAGGAATGAAAGGTACGAAAAAAATAAAGAATTATTTTATTGACCAAAAAATTTCAAAGTATATTAGGGATGAGATTCCGTTATTATGTGATGAAAAAGGAATAATATGGGTTATAGGCTATAGACTTAGTGAAAGCTATAAAGTAGATGAACAAACTGATAAGGTAATTAAATTAACCTATAAAGATAGAGAAGGTTGTCTAGAAAATTAA
- the ftsH gene encoding ATP-dependent zinc metalloprotease FtsH codes for MRKFFRGASFYILIFIIILMIVQFYTKQPEQMKELSFSELTTNLETNNIKEMHLINNRVKGVLKGETKETEEEFTSYIPMVMNTDTFNENYIFPAIKEGLKVTGEPPAGTPWFIDILPSVFMVLIFVVFWFVFMQQSQGGGSRVMSFGKSRAKLHKENEKEKVTFKDVAGLEEEKEELKEIVDFLKRPRKYIELGARIPKGVLMVGPPGTGKTYLSRAVAGEAGVPFFSISGSDFVEMFVGVGASRVRDLFDQAKKNSPCIVFIDEIDAVGRKRGAGLGGGHDEREQTLNQLLVEMDGFGVNEGIIMIAATNRPDILDPALLRPGRFDREIIVGRPDIKEREAILKVHARNKPLADDVNLSVLAKRTPGFTPADLENLLNEAALLSARRNDDKIFMETIEEAITKVIAGTEKKSRVITEKEKRLTAYHEAGHAVIAKLLPDTDPVHHVTIIPRGRAGGFTLQLPQEERYYMTKNGMENEIVILLGGRVAEALILDDISTGASNDLERATKIARSMITKYGMSKNLGPMTYGTGEEVFIGRDFSSKKDYSEEVAAQIDKETRDIIDNAYQITEKLLSENLDKLESVAQGLLAQETLNADEFEAVFTEGVEALSRMNKENAVDINDDKPADKDVQDDKDDDNIES; via the coding sequence TTGAGAAAATTCTTTAGAGGGGCAAGCTTTTATATTCTGATATTCATTATAATTTTGATGATAGTACAGTTTTATACAAAGCAGCCAGAGCAAATGAAGGAGCTTAGTTTTTCGGAACTTACAACTAATTTAGAAACTAATAATATAAAAGAAATGCATTTGATTAATAATAGAGTAAAGGGTGTATTAAAAGGCGAAACTAAGGAAACGGAAGAAGAATTTACATCTTATATTCCTATGGTCATGAATACTGACACCTTCAATGAAAATTATATCTTTCCTGCTATAAAAGAGGGACTTAAAGTTACTGGAGAGCCTCCAGCAGGAACTCCGTGGTTTATAGATATACTTCCTTCAGTATTTATGGTACTTATTTTTGTAGTTTTCTGGTTTGTGTTTATGCAGCAATCTCAAGGCGGAGGAAGTAGGGTAATGTCCTTCGGAAAGAGTAGAGCTAAGCTTCATAAGGAAAACGAAAAAGAAAAAGTTACCTTCAAGGATGTTGCAGGGCTTGAAGAAGAAAAAGAAGAATTAAAAGAAATAGTAGATTTTCTAAAAAGACCAAGAAAATATATAGAATTAGGAGCAAGAATACCTAAGGGGGTACTCATGGTTGGGCCTCCGGGTACTGGAAAAACATATCTATCAAGGGCTGTTGCTGGTGAAGCTGGTGTTCCATTTTTCAGCATAAGTGGTTCTGATTTTGTGGAAATGTTTGTTGGGGTAGGTGCTTCAAGGGTACGTGATTTATTTGATCAGGCCAAGAAGAATTCTCCTTGTATTGTTTTTATAGATGAGATAGATGCAGTAGGTAGAAAAAGAGGAGCTGGGCTCGGTGGTGGACATGATGAAAGAGAGCAGACCCTAAATCAGCTTCTGGTTGAAATGGATGGCTTTGGTGTGAACGAAGGTATCATTATGATAGCTGCTACCAATAGACCTGATATATTAGACCCTGCCCTATTAAGACCCGGAAGATTTGATAGGGAAATAATAGTTGGAAGACCTGATATAAAAGAAAGAGAAGCTATATTGAAGGTACATGCTAGGAATAAACCTTTAGCCGATGATGTGAATTTAAGCGTATTGGCAAAAAGGACTCCTGGATTTACACCGGCTGATCTTGAAAATCTTTTAAATGAAGCAGCCCTTTTATCTGCTAGAAGAAATGACGATAAGATATTTATGGAGACTATTGAAGAAGCCATAACTAAGGTTATAGCTGGGACTGAGAAGAAGAGCAGAGTTATAACAGAAAAAGAAAAAAGGTTAACTGCATACCATGAAGCAGGTCATGCGGTGATTGCAAAGCTTTTACCTGATACAGACCCTGTTCATCATGTGACAATTATCCCTAGGGGTAGAGCTGGAGGATTTACTTTACAGCTTCCTCAAGAAGAGAGATATTATATGACCAAGAATGGTATGGAAAATGAAATAGTTATCTTACTTGGTGGTAGAGTAGCTGAGGCTTTGATTTTAGATGATATAAGTACTGGAGCAAGCAATGACCTTGAAAGGGCTACTAAAATAGCTAGAAGTATGATTACCAAGTATGGTATGAGTAAGAACCTAGGCCCTATGACATATGGAACAGGTGAAGAAGTATTCATAGGTAGAGATTTTTCTTCTAAGAAGGATTATTCTGAAGAAGTGGCAGCTCAGATAGATAAAGAAACTAGAGATATAATAGATAATGCATATCAAATAACTGAAAAACTTTTATCAGAAAATCTTGATAAGCTTGAGTCCGTTGCACAAGGATTACTTGCACAAGAGACCTTAAATGCCGATGAATTTGAGGCAGTATTTACAGAAGGAGTAGAAGCTTTATCTAGAATGAATAAAGAAAATGCTGTGGATATCAATGACGATAAACCAGCAGATAAAGATGTTCAAGACGATAAAGATGACGATAATATAGAATCTTAG
- a CDS encoding DUF3870 domain-containing protein, whose protein sequence is MEPNEIFVTGYAKLPKGITATELYHVIAVGLIVDKETGIIVDADCSLVTRVAKEFFKELVVGQNLNDCQELHALFKDKYYGSAKKALLSALKTCNEKFKQITVGGIELNDN, encoded by the coding sequence GTGGAGCCTAATGAAATCTTTGTAACCGGATATGCAAAATTACCCAAAGGAATAACTGCTACCGAGCTTTATCATGTAATAGCAGTTGGACTAATAGTAGATAAAGAGACCGGTATTATTGTAGATGCAGATTGTTCTCTGGTTACTAGAGTAGCTAAAGAATTCTTTAAGGAGCTTGTAGTTGGACAAAACTTAAATGATTGTCAAGAATTACATGCTTTATTTAAAGATAAATACTATGGTTCTGCAAAAAAAGCCCTATTGTCAGCTCTAAAAACATGTAATGAGAAGTTCAAACAAATTACTGTTGGTGGTATTGAGCTAAATGATAATTAA
- a CDS encoding thioesterase family protein: protein MEFNLKVGMTAEVEKVVGEKDTAASFGSGSVLVFATPMMVGLMENAALNAVDSFLPEDYSTVGIHLDVKHMAATPVGMKVRSKAELIEVDGKKLKFKIEAYDEKDKIGEGYHSRYIINVPKFIEASNGKLQK, encoded by the coding sequence ATGGAATTTAATCTTAAAGTCGGTATGACAGCAGAAGTCGAAAAAGTAGTTGGGGAAAAGGATACTGCCGCAAGCTTTGGAAGTGGGTCTGTTTTAGTTTTTGCTACACCAATGATGGTTGGCTTAATGGAAAATGCAGCACTTAATGCAGTAGATTCTTTTTTACCAGAAGACTATTCTACAGTGGGAATACATCTAGATGTAAAGCATATGGCTGCTACTCCTGTGGGGATGAAAGTAAGATCCAAGGCGGAGCTTATAGAGGTAGATGGTAAAAAGTTAAAATTTAAAATTGAAGCATATGATGAAAAGGATAAGATAGGGGAAGGATATCATAGTAGATATATCATAAATGTTCCTAAATTCATAGAAGCCAGCAATGGAAAGTTACAAAAATAA
- a CDS encoding VWA domain-containing protein — MKEMRINQIIVVTDGRSNIGGDPIVAVREAASNGIVVSAIGIVDRPDTSENPIEEVQNIAEKGGGEWELSYIENLSSTLHMLTQRTVNKTINTVVNKQLKEIIGAELDEIKPESRNKFIQYIENISDEIHIKCCILMDCSGSMKCKIHKARESIIDLMNCLKARKGKSEIAVIAFPGPGKEMTKVINSFSDDMEFIKNEIRNMDVGGTTPTAPAIYKAIELFTNRALESDEAIEEEPLFSENIV, encoded by the coding sequence ATGAAGGAAATGAGAATTAACCAGATTATCGTTGTAACAGATGGAAGGTCTAACATAGGGGGAGACCCTATTGTGGCTGTACGTGAAGCCGCTAGTAATGGTATAGTTGTCAGTGCTATTGGGATTGTGGACAGGCCGGATACAAGTGAAAATCCCATTGAAGAGGTACAAAACATCGCTGAAAAGGGCGGGGGAGAATGGGAACTATCCTATATTGAAAATCTAAGTAGTACCCTTCATATGTTAACGCAGAGAACCGTAAATAAAACTATAAATACGGTGGTAAACAAGCAGCTAAAGGAGATTATTGGAGCAGAACTCGATGAAATTAAACCCGAGAGCAGGAATAAATTCATTCAATATATAGAAAATATAAGTGATGAAATACACATAAAGTGCTGTATTCTAATGGATTGCAGCGGTAGTATGAAGTGTAAAATCCATAAAGCAAGGGAAAGTATCATAGATCTAATGAATTGCTTGAAAGCTAGAAAGGGAAAAAGTGAGATTGCAGTTATAGCGTTTCCAGGACCCGGCAAAGAGATGACAAAGGTCATTAATAGCTTTAGTGATGATATGGAGTTTATAAAGAATGAAATAAGAAATATGGATGTAGGTGGGACAACTCCCACAGCCCCAGCGATTTACAAGGCCATAGAACTATTTACAAATAGAGCCCTTGAATCCGATGAAGCAATAGAAGAAGAACCACTTTTTTCAGAAAACATAGTATAA